In Lotus japonicus ecotype B-129 chromosome 5, LjGifu_v1.2, one genomic interval encodes:
- the LOC130719061 gene encoding putative F-box protein PP2-B12, with product MELPEGCIADILCHTTPLDVARISVISKIFCSAADSDTIWDHFLPSDYRSIISMSPSLTNAPSKKALYLALSDHPIIIDQGKKSFQLDRKSGKKCYMLAARALYISSGDDERYCHWVTLPESRFEEVAKLKVASRSVICGKINTVDLSSNTQYASFLVFKLINAHGFHCKPMFLLINISGGHICYKAVCLDLRSKAMDSTFIFRNVRSDGLLEIEIGEFFNSGQEDGEVEMCVMMIEGNGSFYLEGIEVRPKILIP from the exons ATGGAATTGCCGGAAGGATGCATCGCTGATATTCTGTGCCACACTACTCCGTTGGATGTTGCCAGGATCTCAGTCATTTCTAAGATCTTCTGCTCTGCCGCTGATTCTGATACCATTTGGGATCATTTTCTCCCTTCTGATTATCGTTCCATCATTTCCATGTCTCCTTCCTTGACCAACGCTCCTTCAAAAAAAGCTCTCTATCTCGCTCTCTCTGATCACCCTATCATCATTGACCAGGGTAAAAAG AGCTTTCAATTGGACAGGAAGAGTGGGAAGAAATGTTACATGCTTGCTGCCAGAGCTCTCTACATTTCTAGCGGTGACGATGAACGTTACTGCCACTGGGTCACCCTCCCTGAGTCTAG ATTTGAAGAAGTTGCCAAGCTTAAAGTTGCGTCCAGGTCTGTTATTTGTGGGAAGATAAATACTGTTGATTTGTCCTCAAACACTCAATATGCATCTTTTCTTGTTTTTAAGTTGATCAATGCTCATGGATTTCACTGCAAACCTATGTTTTTATTGATTAACATTTCTGGAGGCCATATATGTTATAAGGCGGTTTGTTTGGACTTGAGGTCAAAAGCTATGGATAGTACATTCATATTTCGAAATGTCAGAAGTGATGGCTTGTTGGAGATTGAGATAGGGGAGTTCTTCAATTCAGGTCAAGAAGATGGTGAAGTAGAGATGTGTGTTATGATGATAGAGGGGAATGGCAGTTTCTATCTTGAAGGAATAGAAGTTAGGCCTAAAATTCTCATCCCATGA